A stretch of DNA from Hoeflea ulvae:
CACCGTGACATCCGCCGTGCTCAGCGCGGAGACCGGCACCAGCGTGAAGATCAGCGGCACAGCGCCCCATATCCCCACCAGCATCGCCGTCAGCCAGGCCAGGCCCAGTTCCGGCGGCAGGCCGACGAGATCCATGACCGGCGCAAACACCGGCGCCACCGCCTCGATCACCCCGAACCTCGACAGCAGTTCGGTGACGATGGTGATCGGGATCATGATCCGGGCCAGCATCCAGTAGATTGCAAGCGATTGCGGCGTCGTGCGCAGGATGGAGATGAAAAGCGGCATCGGACATTCCTTCAGGGGTGTTCTGATTTCCTATCCCGGCGCGCTTCGAATTTGTGGTCAAAGATTGCGCGCATTTGCAATTTTATTGCAAATGCGCGGACGCCGGATAAGCTGCGCCGATGGATCGCGTCGACCGAAAACTTCTCAATCTCATGCAGCGCGACGCATCGCGCACCAATCTCGCCATGGCCGACGAGGTCGGCCTGTCGCCGTCGAGCTGCCTGCGCCGCCTGCAGCGGCTGCGCAAATCCGGTGTGATCGAGAAGATTGTCGCCATCCTCAATCCGGCCCGGGCCGGACGCGGGATCAAGGCGCTGGTGACGGTCGAGCTGAAACTGCATGGCGAGCAGCATATGCGCCGCTTTCTCGAGACTGTCGTTACCGAGGAGGCGGTGTCGCACGCCTATGCCGTCACCGGCGCGACCGATGTGGTGCTGATGCTGCGCCTGCACGACATGGAGGAATTCGACGCCCTGTGTGACCGGCTGTTCCGCGATCAGAACAATGTCGCCCGCTTCTTCACCATGATCGTCATCCGCAGCGCCAAGGAGGAAACGGCAATCCGGCTCTAAGGCGTGTTCGCAAAAGCGGGAACCCATTGCATGAATTTAAGTGGATGCAGCGTATTTCAGCCCTGTGCGGCCCGCTTCGGACGGGCCATCGGCGCAGGCTCCGCGGCCTGCCAGACATGGGCGGCAAAGGCATCGGCGGGCACCGGGCGGCCGAACAGATAGCCCTGGAACTCATGACAGCCGCAATCGAGCAGGAATGCGTGCTGCTCGGGGGACTCGATGCCTTCGGCCAGGACCACGAAGCCGAGATCAATGCCGAGCTGGATGATGCTGTTGACCAGGGCCGCGCCGCGGTCGTTCTCCAGCGATTCCTGTACGAAGCTGCGGTCGATCTTGAGCTGGTCCAGCGGCAACCGGCGCAGATAGCTCAGCGAGGAGTAGCCGGTGCCGAAATCATCCAGCGCGAAGCTGATGCCGGTGCTGCGCAGGCTTTCCATCCGGGCCACCGTCGCCGCCATATCGTCGATGAAGACGCTCTCGGTCAGTTCCAGTTGCAGCCGGGAGGGGGCGACCTGGTGGATCCGCAGCGTTTCCATGAGCGAGCTTTCGAAATCCGCCATCTGGAACTGGCTGGCGCTGACATTGACCGCGAGCGTCAGCCGGCTCAGCACCGGATCCTCGCTCCACTGCGCCAGCGTGCGGCAGGCCTCGTCGAGCACCCAGCCGCCCAGCAGCGGCATCAGACCGGCCTCTTCGGCCACCGGGATGAAACTGCCCGGCGGAACCTGGCCGCGTTGCGGATGCTCCCAGCGCAACAGCGCCTCGGCGCCGTGGATGGCGCCGGTGTCGTCGATCTGCGGCTGGAAATAGAGTTCCATCTCGTCATTGCCAACGGCGTTGCGCAATTCCAGCGCCAGTCCCTTGGGGCGGGTGATTTCGATCTGGATGGCATAGACGCCGCCGCACAACATCACCGTTGCCAGGATGGTGTTGATCCAGATGCCGCTTGCGCGAATCTCGTCGGTAATGGGCTGGGCGAAGGGAAAGCCGAAGGAGGTGCTCGCCAGCACGATGAAGGCCAGCAGACAGGCGGCGATGATCACCAGCTGCAATTCCGACTTGCGCCGCAGGTGGTTGATAAAGCCGAGCAGGGCGATATCGAGCAAATAGAGATGGGTGTTCCTCGGATAGGCGTCGGTTGGCGGATCGAACATCAGGCTGAAGCAGGTGATGAACACCAGCAACGAAACCTGGGTCACGATCAGGGCGGTGTTCAGCCGACCCGATTCAAGCAGCCACCAGCCAACGGCCGCCACGACCACAAGCATCATGTCGGGGATGACGAAAATCCACAGCTGCTTCCATGCAAAGACGCCCGCCCACAGCAGGCCTATCGCCATGATCAGGACGCAGGCAGATTGATAGGCGAAAATCAGCCGCTGTGACTGATTTTCGATCTGTGCTTCCTGCGCAGTGTTCTGATGCGTTCCTGGCAACATCTTCTCACATGGTTGGTCACCGCTCAAAAGCGGAACCGGAGTCTTCCAGGGACTGGAATGACACGTCAGGCTTTAAGAAAAAACACCGATACGGGTGTAAGAAATCACCGGTACGTTGTCTTGGTTGCAGTCGCCAGTGCCTGGTCCTGCTGCCAATGCCGCCGGGCGAATGGGGTTTGGCAGCCCGCGCAGGCAGCCGTCAGACCCGCACTTCCCCGTTGCGCAGGCTTCGCTCCGGCTCTATCGTCACCTCCCACGGTCGCGCTCCGCGGCTATTTTCGAGAAAGCTCCCCGATGACGTTCGTCCGCCCTGCCGGCCTGGCCCTGTTGCTTGCCGCCGCTTCCGCCTGTGCCGTTTTGCCCGCCTTTGCCGACAGCCTCGCCGCCGTCTCCTCCACCGCCATGGCCATCACCGGTGATATCGAATTCGATGATTTCGAGATTGTCTTTGAAAACGGCGAGACGCTGGTTTTCGATGAACTGGTCGCAGACACATTCATCGTCGATGGCGAGGAGGTCGGCGCCTCGGTCTACAGCGTCCAGACACCGGCCGATCCGCTGCTCAACAATGACAACCTGCTTTGTGGCCAGGGCGACGTCACCTATGTGGCTGCCTGGGGCGACGCGTCCGACGACAGCCTGACCATCGTCGCCGTTTTCGACACCCAGGATGTGCCCGGCAGCAATGCCGACATGTGCGCCTCCTACACCTATGAGTACAAATGAGCCACGCCAGGGTCCGGCGCGGCGGCATCGTGCTATAGGGTGGCGCGACAAAAACAAAATCAACGGATAGTGCGATGATACCCTGGATCCGGCTCGATGCCGTGACACTCGATGATGGCGTCGAACTGCGGCTGATGCGCCGCGGGACAGAATTCTCCATCATGCTCGGCGCCAACGAGCTGATGAACAGCCGCCTGAGCGGATCCGAGGAAGCGCTGGCCACTCTCGCGTCAGACCGGCTTGCCGGGCGGCCACGTCCGCGCATGCTGATCGGCGGCCTCGGCATGGGCTTTACCTTGCGCGCTGCGCTTAAAGCTCTGGGTGGGGAAGCCCGCATAACCGTCGCTGAACTTGTGCCACAGGTCATAGACTGGGCGGGCGGGCCGATGGCGCCGGTATTTGCTGGCTGTCTCGATGATCCGCGTGTTGCTCTGCATCAGGGCGATGTCGGCGAGCTGATCCGAGGCGGCGAGGGGGCCTGGGACGCCATCCTGCTCGATGTCGACAACGGCCCCGACGGGCTGACCCGGCAGGGCAATGACGCGCTTTATTCCGCCAGCGGTTTGGCGGCTGCCCACCGGGCATTGTCACCCGGCGGCGTCTTCTCTGTCTGGTCCTCGGCGCCCGACGCGGCCTTCACGCGACGGCTCAAACAGGCGGGTTTTACTGTTGAAGAGGTGCCGACCCGCGCCAGCATCAAAAAACGCGGCGCGCGGCACATGATCTGGGTTGCTGTCAAAGCGGGATGACAACCCGGCGTGCCCGCCGCGCTGATCTCGCATTTCCGCAATGGCTCGGCTAATCTCGGTCTGTATGAGGGAGGGCATCGTGCGGTCATTTGACGAGATTTACGAGATTGCGGCGGCGCGCAAGGGCGGCGCCGAGGCGCTTGAAGCCCAGTTGAGCACGCCCAAATCCGCCGCGGAGCTGGCCGCCATCCCGGACGACCGCTGGCTTGCGGCAATGACCAGAGGCGTGTTTCAGGCCGGCTTCAACTGGAAGGTCGTCGAAAACATGTGGCCCGGCTTCGAGGCGGCGTTTGACGGCTTCGATATCGGCCGCTGCGCCATGCTCAATGACGAGGATTTCGACCGGCTGGTATCCGATACCCGCATCATCCGCCACGGCGCCAAGATCAAGTCGGTGCAGCAAAACGCTGTGTTCGTGCGCGAGCTTGCGGCGCAGTCGGGCAGTGCCGGCAAGGCCTTCGCCGACTGGCCCTCGACCGATTTCATCGGGCTGATGGAACTGCTCAGGAAACGTGGCAGCCGGCTCGGCGGCGCCACCGGGCCCTATTGCCTGCGCGCGATGGGCAAGGACAGTTTCATCCTGTCGCAAAGCGTCACCGGCCGGCTGATCGCCGAAGGCGTCGTCGACAGGCAGCCGTCTTCGAAAAAGGCCTTGGCTGACGTCCAGTCTGCGTTCAATATCTGGATGCAGCAATCCGGCCGCTCGCTGACCGAAATCAGCCGCGTGCTGGCCATGAGCCTTTGAACATAATGGTCGGAAACGGAAAGGAAATCCGATGGACTGGACCCTTGCCTTTGTCAGCGTCTTTGCGATTTTCATTCCGGCGCTGATGCTGCCGGGCCCTGATTTCATCGGCGTCGTGCGCTCGGCGATGGCGCGGGGCACGCGCGCCGGTCTGATGACCACGCTCGGCGTGACCATCGGGCTCGGGCTCTATGCCGGGCTCTCCCTGATCGGGCTGTCGGCGATCTTGCTGGAATATCAATGGCTTGCCTGGACGGTGCGGATCTGTGGCGGGCTCTATCTGGCCTATCTCGGTGTCAGGCTGCTGATGACCAGGCCCGCAGCCATCGACCTGGATGGCGGCGATCATCCTGGCTCCGGCAACCCGCTGGTCTTCGGCTTTCTGGTGACGCTGACCAATCCCAAGGCGATCGTGCTGTTTACCAGCGTCTTTGCCACCGCGGTCACCGACGCCATGCCGCTCTGGGTGATGGCGGCGATGGTCGGGCTGGTGATGGCAAGTGCAGCCCTCTGGTACACGCTGGTGACGCTGTTCATGTCGTCGCGCCCGGTGATCGCCCGGTTCGAAAACGCCCAGCACTGGATCGAACGCGCCGCCGGGGCCTGTTTCATCGCCATTGGGGCAAAGATACTCGCCGACAGCCGCAATCCGCTGACGCCGTAAATTCCGGGACCGGTCACGACAGTTCTGTTCGCGTCCAGCTCCCGTCGTTCAGTGCAAACAGATAGGGCGTGGCGTGGCTGCTCTTGAACCAGCACCCGCACAAGTGCTCCGAGATCGCCTGAAGCACGGCGTCATGGCCGACGAGAACGGTGAGAGCCTCGGTGCGCGGCAGCAACAACCCGTTGAGCGCGGCCAGCGCACGGGCGCGCACCTCCGCCCATTGCTCGCCATCCGCGGGCAGGATCCCGGCCAGTTGCTCAAGCCGGGTGATGTCGTAGCGGATCATGGCCTCGCGGATCGACTGCCCCTCCAGTGAGCCGAAATCGCACTCGATCAGATTGTCGTCGGTCTCAGTCGTCCGGTTTGCGGCCCTTGCGATGATCGCGGCCGTGTCGATCGCCCGCGACAGCGGGCTGCTGACAATCCTGCCGATGCGCAAAGATCTGAGGCTCTGGGCCGCGCGGTGAGCCTGGCGCACACCGTTGGCATTGAGCGCGATGTCGGTGCGGCCCTGAAACAGCCCCGATGCATTCCAGTCGGTTTCGCCGTGCCGCACGAAGATGAAGTCGGAGGGGGTGTTCATCGGTCTCCTGGTCCGGTCCAGCCGCGGTCGAGCCTGCGGGTGCGGTCATCGACCTGCGCCCGGATCGCCGCAAGCAGCGGATGGCGGTTGGTGGCGGGCAGCCCGTAGTTCAGATTGAAGCGATAATCGAAATCATCCGGGTTCTTGCCGGTCGAGTGGGTCAGCATTGTTTCGATCTTGTCAAACCCCTTGGCCAGCACCGCTTCGGGCGTCCTGGCTTCGGCATATTCGTCCCAGAGCCCGACAATCTCGGCTCTCAGATCACCGGGCAGGGGCGCGCACAAGGTGACAAGATCGGCACGCTCGCGCGCGGCCCGGTCGTCCCCGGCGCGCTGGTCGATCGCCGGAACGTCGCCGGAAATCGCCTCGCCGAGATCGTGGACGATGCAGATCTTGATCAGCCGCATGAGGTCGACGTCCTCCAGCGCGTCGCCAAACAGAATGACCAGCAGGCAAAGCCGCCAGCTGTGCTCGGCGGTGCTTTCCTGCCGGCCCTCGGGCGTGCGCCCGCTGCGCAGCGTGTCCTTGAGCCGGTTGGTCTCATCGAGAAAACGCAGCACCGCGGCGATCCGCTCCGGGGAGGGAAGCGCTGGGCCGGTCATTCGGCCCGGCTCCATCTGGCCCGGTACTCCGCTGCGCGTTCAGGGTCGAGATTGGTCTTGTCGAGATTGCCGCCGGCCCAGGCCATCACCTTCGGATCCATCACCCGGAACCACAGCGGCGGAATGGCTGCCAGCAGAAAGGTGCCGGGATAGCCCGACGGCAGTGTCGGCAGTTCCTCGAACGAGCGCAGCGCCTGATAGGGCCGCAACGGGTTGGCGTGGTGATCGGAATGGCGCTGCAGGTGAAACAGCATCAGATTGGTGATGATATGGTTGGTGTTCCATGAATGCCGCGGCTCGCATGCGCCATAGCGCCCGTCGGGCTTGAGGTCGCGCTTGAGCCCGTAATGCTCGATGTAATTGGCAACGGTGAGGTGAAACCAGCCAATCAGATTGTGCAGCAGCAGGAACGGCACCATGGTCCAGCCGAAGGCGGCGATCAGTGCCAGATCGGCCGAAAGCGTGATCGCGTAGCATTGCAGGATGTCATTGCGCCAATGCCAGAAACCCAGGCCCTTGCGGGCGAGACGTGCCCGCTCCATCTGCCAGCCGCGCACCGCGGTGCCGGGGATCTCGCGCAGGGAAAACCGCCACAGGCTTTCGCCGAGCCGGGCCGAGGCCGGGTCGTCCGGAGTTGCCACATGCACATGGTGGCCGCGATTGTGCTCGATGCAGAAATGCCCGTAGCCGGAGCAGGCATTGGCAAATTTTGCGCCCCATTGATCCAGCCGCGATGTCTTGTGCCCGAGCTCATGCCCGATGGTGATCGCCGTTCCCGAACTGACCCCGGCGCCCACGCACAGCCCCAGCCAGGCCAGCAGCGGCGTGCCGGGTTGCCCGGCGGCAATGGCGCAGGCCAGCAGCGAGAACCAGAACACCGGCACCGACAAAAACAGCAGCACCCGGTAGAACGGGTCGGCGGCCATGGCCTCGACCACATCTTCGGGCGGATTGTTGGGATCGACGCCCACCAGATGGTCGGCGCCGACATAGACGCCGTAATAGAACACGATCGGTGCCAGAACCCACCAGGGATTGCCGCTCGCCAGATAGGCCACGGCGCCCAGCCCCGGCAGTGATGGCGACAGCACCGACAGGATCCACAGCCAGCGCTTGGTATCGCGGTATTCGACGCGGTCGCCATTCCTGGCGGTGCTGATGAAGATCATCGCAAAACTCCCTGGCGCGTCCGGCGGCTGCGGCGGTTCGCCACAGCCGGCCGCGCCTCGGCCGATGGTAGGGCGACGGGCTGCCGCGGGCAAGCTTGCACATCACCAGGCGGCCTTGGGACCAGGAGCCTGCCGCGCGCCCGCCTGCTCTGGCCGGGTGCACCTTATTGGCACACCGCTGTGCAAGGGCGGAATGATCACTTTTTTAAGAGAGTTCGGGCATGATCCGCTCAATCGATCTGCACAAGGAAAATCCGCATGCGCACCCTGTCCGCAATTGCTGTCTTGATGACTGCCACACTGCTGGCCGCGCCGGCCCAGGCGCTCGATGTCAACCATCTGCTCAACCGGGCCTTCGGAACCTCGGATCTGGAGAAGCTCGGTGTCCCGATCTTCGTGCTGCTTGGCGTGATCACCGTGCTGTTTTTCTGGGTCGCGACCCGGATCGGCAAGAAGCGGCAACGCCGGATGATCGAATCCTATGATGCCGAGATGAAGGATTACTCGTCGCGCCTGCGGCGCGGCAGGTCCTGACCTGATCGCGGCCTCAGCGCCGCATCGGTAGACTGTCATCCCGGCGCCGCCCACTCTGGCGGTCTTGACCGGCATTCATTCAAATCCGGAATGCCGGCTTTCGCGAAATTCATTTCACATCGCCGGTCAATGCTTTAGGGAAATATGAGGGGCCGATGGCCCTTTATCGTTGTCCTTGATCATGAGGCCGTCATGCCCGCCCAGCTTTCCGTCAATCTCAATGCCGTCGCCATGCTGCGCAACCGCCGTGATCTGCCCTGGCCGAGCGTCACTGGTTTGGGCCGCATTGCGCTGCAAAACGGCGCCCATGGATTGACGGTTCA
This window harbors:
- a CDS encoding LysE family translocator, with translation MDWTLAFVSVFAIFIPALMLPGPDFIGVVRSAMARGTRAGLMTTLGVTIGLGLYAGLSLIGLSAILLEYQWLAWTVRICGGLYLAYLGVRLLMTRPAAIDLDGGDHPGSGNPLVFGFLVTLTNPKAIVLFTSVFATAVTDAMPLWVMAAMVGLVMASAALWYTLVTLFMSSRPVIARFENAQHWIERAAGACFIAIGAKILADSRNPLTP
- a CDS encoding putative bifunctional diguanylate cyclase/phosphodiesterase, which translates into the protein MPGTHQNTAQEAQIENQSQRLIFAYQSACVLIMAIGLLWAGVFAWKQLWIFVIPDMMLVVVAAVGWWLLESGRLNTALIVTQVSLLVFITCFSLMFDPPTDAYPRNTHLYLLDIALLGFINHLRRKSELQLVIIAACLLAFIVLASTSFGFPFAQPITDEIRASGIWINTILATVMLCGGVYAIQIEITRPKGLALELRNAVGNDEMELYFQPQIDDTGAIHGAEALLRWEHPQRGQVPPGSFIPVAEEAGLMPLLGGWVLDEACRTLAQWSEDPVLSRLTLAVNVSASQFQMADFESSLMETLRIHQVAPSRLQLELTESVFIDDMAATVARMESLRSTGISFALDDFGTGYSSLSYLRRLPLDQLKIDRSFVQESLENDRGAALVNSIIQLGIDLGFVVLAEGIESPEQHAFLLDCGCHEFQGYLFGRPVPADAFAAHVWQAAEPAPMARPKRAAQG
- a CDS encoding alkane 1-monooxygenase; translation: MIFISTARNGDRVEYRDTKRWLWILSVLSPSLPGLGAVAYLASGNPWWVLAPIVFYYGVYVGADHLVGVDPNNPPEDVVEAMAADPFYRVLLFLSVPVFWFSLLACAIAAGQPGTPLLAWLGLCVGAGVSSGTAITIGHELGHKTSRLDQWGAKFANACSGYGHFCIEHNRGHHVHVATPDDPASARLGESLWRFSLREIPGTAVRGWQMERARLARKGLGFWHWRNDILQCYAITLSADLALIAAFGWTMVPFLLLHNLIGWFHLTVANYIEHYGLKRDLKPDGRYGACEPRHSWNTNHIITNLMLFHLQRHSDHHANPLRPYQALRSFEELPTLPSGYPGTFLLAAIPPLWFRVMDPKVMAWAGGNLDKTNLDPERAAEYRARWSRAE
- a CDS encoding Lrp/AsnC family transcriptional regulator, whose protein sequence is MDRVDRKLLNLMQRDASRTNLAMADEVGLSPSSCLRRLQRLRKSGVIEKIVAILNPARAGRGIKALVTVELKLHGEQHMRRFLETVVTEEAVSHAYAVTGATDVVLMLRLHDMEEFDALCDRLFRDQNNVARFFTMIVIRSAKEETAIRL
- a CDS encoding DNA-3-methyladenine glycosylase I → MRSFDEIYEIAAARKGGAEALEAQLSTPKSAAELAAIPDDRWLAAMTRGVFQAGFNWKVVENMWPGFEAAFDGFDIGRCAMLNDEDFDRLVSDTRIIRHGAKIKSVQQNAVFVRELAAQSGSAGKAFADWPSTDFIGLMELLRKRGSRLGGATGPYCLRAMGKDSFILSQSVTGRLIAEGVVDRQPSSKKALADVQSAFNIWMQQSGRSLTEISRVLAMSL
- a CDS encoding histidine phosphatase family protein, giving the protein MNTPSDFIFVRHGETDWNASGLFQGRTDIALNANGVRQAHRAAQSLRSLRIGRIVSSPLSRAIDTAAIIARAANRTTETDDNLIECDFGSLEGQSIREAMIRYDITRLEQLAGILPADGEQWAEVRARALAALNGLLLPRTEALTVLVGHDAVLQAISEHLCGCWFKSSHATPYLFALNDGSWTRTELS
- a CDS encoding spermidine synthase, translating into MIPWIRLDAVTLDDGVELRLMRRGTEFSIMLGANELMNSRLSGSEEALATLASDRLAGRPRPRMLIGGLGMGFTLRAALKALGGEARITVAELVPQVIDWAGGPMAPVFAGCLDDPRVALHQGDVGELIRGGEGAWDAILLDVDNGPDGLTRQGNDALYSASGLAAAHRALSPGGVFSVWSSAPDAAFTRRLKQAGFTVEEVPTRASIKKRGARHMIWVAVKAG
- a CDS encoding HD domain-containing protein translates to MTGPALPSPERIAAVLRFLDETNRLKDTLRSGRTPEGRQESTAEHSWRLCLLVILFGDALEDVDLMRLIKICIVHDLGEAISGDVPAIDQRAGDDRAARERADLVTLCAPLPGDLRAEIVGLWDEYAEARTPEAVLAKGFDKIETMLTHSTGKNPDDFDYRFNLNYGLPATNRHPLLAAIRAQVDDRTRRLDRGWTGPGDR